The following are encoded together in the Parabacteroides chongii genome:
- a CDS encoding RNA polymerase sigma factor, producing the protein MQQYTEDEIVEQLRDPARQRDAFASVVSLYGEKLYWQIRKMVLSHDDANDLLQNTFLKAWTNIDYFRGEAKLSTWLYKIAINECLTFLNRQRNINNVSIDDTDVFLLERLKGDEYFDGDEAQLKLQKAILTLPEKQRLVFTMKYFDEMKYEDMSDVLGTSVGALKASYHHAVKKVEEFLTKDI; encoded by the coding sequence ATGCAGCAATATACGGAAGATGAAATAGTAGAACAACTGCGGGATCCGGCTCGGCAAAGGGATGCTTTTGCCAGTGTCGTGAGCCTTTACGGGGAAAAGTTGTATTGGCAGATACGAAAGATGGTATTGAGCCATGACGATGCAAACGATCTTTTGCAGAATACTTTTCTGAAAGCCTGGACGAATATCGACTATTTCCGGGGTGAAGCGAAGTTATCTACCTGGCTGTATAAAATTGCCATCAACGAGTGTCTTACCTTTCTGAACCGTCAGCGGAATATAAATAATGTATCGATTGACGATACTGATGTCTTTTTGCTGGAACGTCTGAAAGGGGACGAGTATTTTGACGGTGATGAAGCCCAGTTGAAGTTGCAGAAAGCAATTCTCACCTTGCCGGAGAAACAACGTTTGGTGTTTACCATGAAATACTTTGACGAGATGAAGTATGAAGATATGTCGGATGTTCTTGGAACCTCTGTCGGAGCCTTGAAGGCTTCTTATCATCATGCAGTCAAAAAAGTCGAGGAGTTTTTAACTAAAGACATTTAA
- the mazG gene encoding nucleoside triphosphate pyrophosphohydrolase codes for MATREEKMEAFGQLLDILDELRVKCPWDRKQTNESLRTNTIEETYELCDAIMKNDNYNIKKELGDLLLHIVFYAKIGEEKEAFDIKDVCDSLCQKLIFRHPHVFGDASADTAQKVEQSWEQIKLKEKGGNKTVLEGVPSSLPSVVKAHRIQDKARNVGFDWEQRDQVWDKVHEEFTELKEEIDKMDADKMEGEFGDLFFSLINAARLYKINPDNALERTNQKFIRRFNYLEDHTIKEGRSLKEMSLEEMDKIWNEAKLKGL; via the coding sequence ATGGCAACAAGAGAAGAAAAAATGGAAGCTTTCGGGCAACTGCTCGACATCCTGGATGAACTCCGGGTGAAATGTCCCTGGGACAGAAAACAGACAAACGAGAGCCTGCGTACCAACACAATCGAGGAAACCTACGAATTGTGCGACGCAATCATGAAGAATGACAATTACAACATCAAGAAAGAATTGGGAGACCTGCTTCTTCATATCGTTTTCTATGCAAAGATCGGTGAAGAGAAAGAAGCTTTCGACATCAAAGATGTATGCGACAGTCTTTGCCAGAAACTGATTTTCCGCCACCCGCACGTATTCGGCGACGCTTCTGCCGACACTGCCCAGAAAGTAGAGCAGAGCTGGGAACAGATAAAATTAAAAGAAAAAGGCGGAAACAAAACCGTTCTGGAAGGTGTTCCTTCTTCTCTCCCCTCTGTCGTCAAAGCCCACCGTATCCAGGATAAAGCCCGCAATGTCGGTTTCGACTGGGAACAACGTGACCAGGTATGGGATAAAGTACATGAGGAGTTTACCGAACTGAAAGAGGAGATCGACAAAATGGATGCAGACAAGATGGAAGGCGAATTCGGAGACCTGTTCTTCAGCCTGATCAATGCCGCCCGTCTCTACAAGATCAATCCGGACAATGCACTTGAACGTACGAACCAAAAATTTATCCGCCGTTTCAATTACCTGGAAGATCATACCATTAAAGAAGGCCGTTCACTGAAAGAAATGTCTTTGGAAGAAATGGATAAGATATGGAATGAAGCCAAATTGAAAGGCCTATAA